The Paenibacillus tianjinensis genome has a window encoding:
- a CDS encoding copper amine oxidase N-terminal domain-containing protein, whose amino-acid sequence MKKLLSLIGVSLLALVLAVPAFAAAKPISVYVNGSSLTFPAGAPYLDNNSVLVPFRVVFEKLGMQVLWDAKTGTVTGTGANLTISLKIGSNRASVNGMVKKLTVAPVSSKGTTYVPLRFVAEATGGTAVWDAVNRSVKITTAASTAASDEKAITALIKQAVQYYNEEKAVSYYSLVDDGDSYTDEVSSLNDFFQNYDMKTTIETFKILSIQGDEATVYTVENEIRTGGYYIPDEKVEYLYNLVRVNGVWKISEINTQDKTVLLTREQGMKSANIPQGYATTIKDNLGKYFQAMTSENIDGTMAQMSSYGEEYDASSKADLQDIFDNYDLQYTLNTSNIFYYASDEAAVYAEVTVKDAGTGEIYEQPMLFLFYQSETGTWTIDDFYYLD is encoded by the coding sequence TTGAAAAAACTATTGTCCTTAATTGGAGTAAGTCTACTGGCTCTCGTGCTTGCGGTCCCCGCTTTTGCCGCCGCCAAACCGATCTCCGTCTATGTCAACGGCAGCAGTCTTACCTTCCCTGCCGGCGCCCCATATCTTGATAATAACTCTGTTCTGGTACCTTTCCGGGTTGTTTTTGAGAAGCTTGGGATGCAGGTATTATGGGATGCCAAGACTGGAACGGTTACCGGTACCGGCGCTAATCTTACAATCAGCCTCAAAATCGGCAGCAACCGCGCTTCCGTTAACGGTATGGTCAAGAAACTGACCGTAGCCCCTGTTTCCAGCAAAGGCACCACCTACGTCCCGCTCCGTTTTGTAGCTGAGGCGACTGGCGGCACTGCGGTCTGGGATGCAGTTAACAGAAGTGTGAAGATCACCACAGCTGCCTCGACAGCAGCAAGCGATGAGAAAGCTATTACAGCACTCATTAAACAGGCCGTTCAATACTATAATGAGGAAAAAGCCGTCAGCTATTACTCCCTTGTGGATGACGGGGACAGCTATACGGATGAGGTCTCTTCCTTGAACGACTTTTTCCAGAATTATGATATGAAAACCACCATTGAGACTTTTAAAATCCTAAGTATTCAAGGTGATGAAGCTACTGTATACACCGTCGAGAATGAGATCCGGACTGGCGGATATTATATCCCGGATGAGAAAGTCGAATATCTGTACAATCTCGTCCGCGTCAATGGTGTTTGGAAAATTTCCGAAATCAATACACAGGACAAGACAGTACTGCTGACACGTGAACAAGGCATGAAATCCGCCAATATTCCGCAAGGCTATGCAACCACCATCAAGGACAATCTCGGCAAGTACTTCCAGGCAATGACCAGCGAGAACATCGATGGAACGATGGCCCAGATGAGCTCATACGGGGAAGAGTATGATGCCTCAAGCAAGGCGGATTTGCAGGATATTTTCGATAATTACGATCTTCAATACACACTGAATACTTCAAATATTTTTTACTATGCTTCAGATGAAGCCGCTGTTTATGCAGAAGTTACCGTGAAGGATGCTGGGACCGGGGAGATCTACGAACAGCCAATGCTCTTCCTGTTCTATCAATCGGAGACAGGAACTTGGACGATCGATGATTTCTACTATCTCGATTAG
- a CDS encoding NAD kinase — protein MRYYVLDRGDELSIKLAEQFHKLAAERNLELDAESPEIVISIGGDGTMLHAFHTFIDQIPNLAFVGVHTGHLGFYADWKAEELPALIDHMCGTTDLAPHQPRIVRYPLLELEIHKKSGTTSHIALNEFTLKGVDGTVVIQMDINDVTFEMFRGDGLCISTPSGSTAYNKSLGGAMVHPSIEALQIAEIASINNRVFRTMGSPLMLPKHHHCDIFSRKDQRLLLTVDHNNIPVDDLISVRCQVSDKKISFARYRPFPFWNRVREAFLI, from the coding sequence TTGAGATATTATGTTCTGGACCGCGGAGACGAGTTGTCCATTAAACTTGCGGAGCAGTTTCACAAGCTGGCGGCGGAGCGTAACCTGGAGCTGGATGCAGAGTCTCCGGAAATCGTCATCTCCATTGGCGGAGACGGGACCATGCTGCATGCATTTCATACGTTTATCGATCAGATTCCCAATCTAGCTTTTGTCGGCGTGCATACCGGTCATCTGGGCTTTTATGCAGATTGGAAGGCAGAGGAGCTGCCTGCTCTGATCGACCATATGTGCGGAACAACCGATTTAGCACCACATCAGCCGCGTATCGTGCGCTATCCGCTGCTGGAGCTGGAAATTCACAAGAAATCCGGTACTACTTCCCACATTGCGCTTAATGAGTTCACTCTAAAGGGTGTTGACGGAACAGTGGTCATCCAGATGGATATCAATGATGTTACCTTCGAAATGTTCCGCGGGGACGGACTGTGCATTTCTACGCCGTCAGGCAGTACAGCCTATAACAAGAGCCTTGGCGGCGCAATGGTGCATCCTTCAATAGAAGCGCTGCAGATTGCCGAAATAGCTTCCATTAATAATCGGGTATTCCGTACGATGGGTTCACCTCTTATGCTGCCCAAGCATCATCACTGCGACATTTTTTCGCGGAAGGATCAGCGTCTTTTGCTGACGGTTGACCATAACAATATTCCTGTGGATGATCTGATTTCTGTCCGCTGCCAAGTATCCGACAAAAAAATAAGCTTTGCGCGGTACCGCCCGTTCCCTTTCTGGAACCGTGTCCGCGAAGCTTTTCTGATCTGA